A single Leptospira barantonii DNA region contains:
- a CDS encoding adenylate/guanylate cyclase domain-containing protein gives MSLVRFSVCLCCLLFLSCDWLSPTQFPKAERGVLDLREWDFDKNGPALLEGEFRFLWKNFSSEVWTENSDFAVVPKAWIKLPDSQEKNYTSLGYATYFLKIRLPDSFLDQELAFQTDISETAYEIYLNSQKLGEVGNVGVSAETSRPEWNKKIFSFHNKDKEIVLKILISNFHHARGGLTGKFFIGKSSSIQSIREKRLTLEVFVFGSLAIMALYHLTLFFLRQEEKSVLYFGILCFIYCFRAMSTGENLVQILVPGLDYSIHSKLVYLSIYLAVPVFAAFFRSLFPTEFNSYLYYGILIIGGLSSAIVAITPPSFFTGTIDVYYLFTFFVFFYGFFILVTAILKKRSGAILLLSGLLVFFAVFLQDTLYNKRIINTGYFSPIGLLAMVFSQAYLLANRYSQAFGAIVDLTKSLNKTNTSYGLFVPREFLKILNEHNFIDVKLGDVAEEEMTILYNEIRTAQFIGDQANAKENFEFINSYLGKVGPLIRDKNGFIDKYFGDAFLSLFSQKAEDALESAVGIQGILKEINMIRIGKGKEAVRVGTGLHKGPILLGTIGESERMEGAVISPSVTLATRVGQLCRLFDSSILITDHVLFGLENPEKYSMRVIDRIQLKGHNSVVTILEVFNGQSESLLDQFMDTKEEFERGIANFRQRNFEEACVIFNRVLERNKMDQPARWYLEKSIHYCRFGSPNNWDGITVLDV, from the coding sequence ATGAGCCTTGTGCGATTTTCCGTCTGCCTATGTTGTCTTCTTTTTTTATCCTGCGATTGGCTTTCGCCCACTCAGTTTCCAAAAGCCGAACGCGGTGTTCTGGATTTGAGAGAATGGGATTTTGATAAAAACGGTCCCGCTCTTTTGGAAGGAGAATTTCGATTCTTATGGAAGAATTTTTCCTCCGAAGTGTGGACGGAAAATTCGGATTTCGCAGTCGTGCCGAAGGCTTGGATCAAACTTCCGGATTCTCAGGAAAAGAATTATACCTCTCTTGGTTACGCGACTTATTTTTTAAAGATTCGTTTACCGGATTCTTTTCTCGATCAGGAACTTGCGTTTCAGACGGATATTTCCGAAACCGCGTATGAAATCTATCTGAACTCGCAAAAACTCGGCGAGGTGGGTAACGTGGGAGTTAGCGCCGAAACTTCCAGACCGGAATGGAACAAAAAGATTTTTTCGTTCCACAACAAGGATAAGGAAATAGTTCTTAAAATTCTAATATCAAATTTTCATCATGCACGGGGAGGGCTTACCGGAAAATTTTTTATCGGCAAAAGTTCTTCGATTCAATCGATCCGGGAAAAAAGACTTACGTTGGAGGTCTTCGTTTTCGGAAGTCTTGCGATTATGGCCTTGTATCATTTGACTTTGTTTTTCTTGAGACAAGAGGAGAAGTCGGTTCTCTATTTCGGTATATTGTGTTTTATTTATTGTTTTAGGGCCATGAGTACGGGGGAGAATCTGGTTCAGATTCTGGTTCCGGGTTTGGATTATTCGATTCATTCCAAACTCGTTTATCTTTCCATTTATCTGGCCGTTCCGGTTTTTGCGGCGTTTTTTCGTTCTTTGTTTCCGACCGAATTCAATTCTTATTTATATTATGGAATTCTAATTATCGGCGGTTTGTCCTCCGCGATCGTAGCGATCACTCCTCCTTCGTTCTTCACCGGAACGATAGACGTTTATTATCTTTTCACGTTCTTCGTTTTCTTTTACGGTTTTTTTATTCTTGTGACGGCGATTCTTAAAAAAAGAAGCGGCGCGATTCTTTTGCTCAGCGGTTTGCTCGTGTTCTTTGCCGTTTTTCTTCAGGATACGCTCTACAATAAAAGAATCATCAATACGGGTTATTTTTCGCCGATCGGTCTGCTCGCGATGGTTTTTTCACAGGCTTATCTTCTTGCGAACCGTTATTCTCAGGCGTTCGGCGCGATCGTGGATCTTACGAAGTCGCTTAACAAAACGAATACTTCGTACGGACTTTTTGTTCCGAGGGAATTTCTGAAAATTCTGAACGAACACAATTTCATCGACGTAAAACTCGGAGACGTCGCCGAAGAGGAAATGACGATTCTTTACAACGAGATCCGAACGGCTCAGTTCATCGGTGATCAAGCCAACGCAAAGGAGAATTTCGAATTCATCAATTCTTACTTGGGTAAGGTCGGGCCTTTGATCCGGGATAAGAACGGATTCATCGATAAATATTTCGGAGACGCGTTTCTGTCCCTATTCTCCCAAAAGGCGGAAGACGCTCTGGAAAGCGCCGTTGGGATCCAGGGTATATTAAAAGAAATTAATATGATTCGAATCGGCAAGGGTAAAGAAGCCGTTCGAGTCGGAACGGGTCTTCACAAAGGGCCGATTCTTCTCGGAACTATCGGAGAATCGGAACGGATGGAAGGCGCAGTGATTTCTCCTTCCGTTACTTTAGCGACTCGAGTCGGACAGCTTTGCAGATTGTTCGATTCTTCGATTTTGATTACGGATCACGTTTTATTCGGTTTGGAAAATCCCGAAAAGTATTCCATGCGTGTCATCGATCGGATTCAGTTGAAAGGTCACAACTCGGTTGTGACGATTTTAGAAGTTTTTAATGGACAATCCGAATCCCTTCTCGATCAGTTTATGGACACGAAAGAAGAATTCGAACGCGGAATCGCAAACTTCAGACAAAGAAATTTCGAGGAAGCCTGCGTGATTTTCAATCGGGTTTTGGAAAGAAACAAAATGGATCAACCCGCGCGCTGGTATCTTGAAAAGTCGATTCATTACTGTAGATTCGGTTCCCCAAACAATTGGGACGGTATTACGGTCTTGGATGTTTAA
- a CDS encoding adenylate/guanylate cyclase domain-containing protein has protein sequence MTFHSFFQRRVFVLLGLFFVLNHCALESERPHISASSGAIDLSSWNFEEYGPVALQGDWTFRWNEFAESPNIEPEKNRIMPVPKAWTRIQDSDGKNYPGTGIATYFLKVILPENKKPVNFAILAETSETAYEVWIDGNKIGAHGVPGKAADSSTPEWNVKILPFQIQKQEFLIRIPISNFYHARGGLTARLILGNEDQIIRLREKRMTVDVFLLGFLVAMALYHFTLYFLRKKDVALLYFGTLCFVFCFREITTGQNLIQVIFPGVSYHLHMRIVYLSFYLIPPITTAFLRALFPDEMRKELHYAVVFIASIFSLVVVSQDPVLFTGTIEYYYVFTFLCFASGFFVLMLALIRKKPGAIAIMIGMSAIFLAYSQDIFYNKRIIPTFILAPFGLIALIFSEAFLLAKRYSLAFDAVEDMSESLKKVNSSYGLFVPRELLKILNKHDILDIKLGDIAEEEMSLLYNEIRTFSEFAEQMDGKENFEFINSFLGKVGPAIRERDGFIDKYFGEAFLALFPPEPEKALESAVEIQRILREFNRERIAKGKDPVRSGSGIHTGPILLGTIGEAERMESTVISSSVSVASKIGQLSKMYDSSLLITDSTLFRLTNSSKYYYRVVDRVQIREQRSVYTVLEVFNGLPETLIDSYMNTREEFERGILLFREKHFEEACVVFNRILEKNRADQAARVYLEKSVHNCRFGVPENWQGVTLLGD, from the coding sequence ATGACTTTCCATAGCTTTTTTCAAAGACGAGTATTTGTTCTTCTTGGACTCTTTTTTGTTTTAAATCATTGCGCTTTGGAATCGGAGCGTCCTCATATCTCCGCGTCTTCCGGCGCGATCGATCTTTCGTCTTGGAATTTTGAAGAATACGGCCCCGTAGCTCTACAAGGCGATTGGACTTTTCGTTGGAACGAATTTGCGGAAAGCCCGAACATCGAGCCTGAAAAAAACAGAATCATGCCGGTTCCAAAGGCTTGGACCCGGATTCAAGACTCCGATGGAAAGAATTATCCGGGAACCGGAATCGCAACATATTTTTTGAAAGTGATTCTTCCCGAAAATAAGAAGCCGGTAAATTTTGCGATCTTGGCCGAAACTTCCGAAACCGCTTACGAAGTTTGGATCGACGGAAATAAAATTGGAGCGCACGGAGTTCCGGGGAAAGCCGCGGATTCTTCCACTCCGGAATGGAACGTGAAGATTCTTCCGTTTCAAATACAAAAACAGGAATTCCTAATACGAATTCCTATATCAAACTTTTATCATGCAAGAGGCGGTTTGACAGCGCGTTTGATATTGGGAAACGAGGATCAGATCATTCGTCTCCGTGAAAAAAGAATGACCGTGGACGTTTTTCTTCTCGGGTTCTTGGTCGCGATGGCCTTGTATCATTTCACTCTTTATTTTTTGAGAAAGAAGGACGTCGCCCTTTTATATTTCGGAACTCTTTGTTTCGTTTTTTGTTTTAGAGAGATCACCACGGGGCAGAATCTCATCCAAGTGATTTTCCCCGGAGTTTCCTATCACCTTCACATGAGAATCGTGTATTTGAGTTTTTATCTGATTCCTCCGATCACCACCGCGTTTTTACGAGCGTTGTTCCCGGATGAAATGAGAAAGGAACTTCACTACGCGGTCGTTTTTATCGCTTCGATCTTTTCCTTGGTCGTGGTTTCTCAGGATCCGGTTTTGTTTACGGGAACGATCGAATACTATTACGTTTTTACGTTCCTTTGTTTTGCGTCAGGGTTCTTCGTATTGATGCTTGCGTTAATCCGAAAAAAACCGGGTGCGATCGCGATTATGATCGGTATGTCCGCGATTTTTCTCGCGTACAGTCAGGACATCTTCTACAACAAAAGAATCATTCCCACGTTTATCCTCGCGCCCTTCGGTTTGATCGCTCTGATTTTTTCCGAAGCATTCCTTTTGGCGAAACGATATTCTTTGGCCTTCGACGCGGTGGAGGATATGTCCGAAAGTTTAAAGAAGGTGAATTCTTCTTACGGGCTGTTCGTTCCGAGGGAACTTCTTAAAATATTAAATAAACATGATATTCTCGACATAAAACTCGGGGACATCGCGGAAGAGGAGATGAGTCTTCTCTACAACGAAATTCGAACCTTTTCCGAATTCGCCGAACAGATGGACGGAAAGGAGAATTTCGAGTTCATCAATTCCTTTCTCGGAAAGGTCGGGCCCGCGATTCGGGAACGTGACGGATTTATCGATAAGTATTTTGGCGAAGCGTTTCTTGCGCTTTTTCCACCCGAACCCGAAAAGGCGTTGGAAAGCGCGGTTGAAATTCAAAGAATTCTAAGAGAGTTCAATCGAGAAAGGATCGCGAAAGGAAAAGATCCGGTCCGTTCCGGAAGTGGGATTCATACCGGGCCGATTCTTCTCGGAACGATCGGTGAAGCGGAAAGAATGGAAAGTACGGTTATTTCCTCGTCGGTGAGCGTTGCGTCTAAGATCGGTCAGTTGTCGAAGATGTATGATTCTTCCCTGTTGATTACGGACTCGACTTTATTTCGTTTAACAAATTCATCCAAATACTATTATCGAGTTGTGGATCGGGTTCAGATTCGGGAACAAAGAAGTGTCTATACGGTTTTGGAAGTGTTCAACGGGCTTCCCGAAACCTTAATCGATTCCTACATGAACACACGCGAGGAATTCGAGCGAGGAATTCTTTTGTTCCGTGAGAAACATTTCGAGGAAGCCTGCGTCGTTTTCAACAGGATCTTGGAAAAAAATCGGGCCGATCAAGCCGCCCGAGTTTATCTGGAAAAATCGGTTCACAACTGCAGATTCGGAGTTCCCGAAAATTGGCAGGGAGTGACCTTGCTCGGAGATTGA
- a CDS encoding dual specificity protein phosphatase family protein, producing MHLPKAILFTQCLQNDFTALIEKYDPLPNALHVGYQEAKRLLGEMVEYGPVHSLIEWAYSVDKKDLWIVHIRDWHDLTDSSQKEHLSQFGSHCIKNTKGAEFVFESWIGNQKDRHEIVNASGLNDFVDTSLEEILKPLKGHSIKVGITGVWTEAKIQFLAYDLRTRYPEWELAICPALTASSSIGMHFIALDQMREILGVKIFPSIGAFTSFLSGTVPNLEKRITHSRISTDHFRYDDSYRIGDTDEKLLLYLFRDCKDVEFRCLDGGFSGNVVLKSKSVDHIGHNQVPSVIKIGPRDLIAKERISFERIEEVLGNNAPSIVDFAELETRGAIKYRYAAMLEGNVRTFQKTFENSENVQELNSVLDVVFLKQLGKLYEAASQEKLNLLEYYDFQSKYAPGVRKRTETILGKPATGDTIEIDSGVSVRNVCKFYEEDLVSLKEYAAVAHYTSYVHGDLNGANIILDAQNNVWLIDFFHTHKGHILRDLIKLENDILFIFTKIQNVEEWKEAILLSDELMKVADLGVPLPETSKRIWKHPKIAKAYSVISHLRSFYPSLIRMDRDPYQLHAAALRYAMHTLSFDESNEWQKKWALYHGSLCIEGIREYIQRSKTLRIDFLKTDPHDQNFSKIGLTILPGRKDRDRNLEEDIDTIQKEGITHILCLLTENEFLEYGVKDLKTQYEKHGLKVYHCPVLDQTAPLFDQAIPALEWMDKAISKNGKVLIHCVGGLGRSGTLAAAYTIWKEKLDAKEAISLVRESRSGRAIESRIQEEFLADFEIKVKH from the coding sequence ATGCACCTTCCCAAAGCGATTCTTTTCACTCAATGTCTTCAAAACGATTTTACGGCTCTCATCGAAAAATACGATCCGCTTCCAAACGCTTTACACGTCGGTTATCAGGAAGCAAAACGTCTATTAGGCGAGATGGTCGAATACGGTCCGGTTCATTCTTTGATAGAATGGGCTTATTCCGTGGATAAAAAAGATCTTTGGATCGTTCATATACGCGACTGGCACGACCTAACGGATTCTTCTCAAAAAGAACATCTTTCCCAATTCGGTTCTCATTGTATTAAAAATACCAAAGGCGCCGAGTTCGTTTTCGAATCCTGGATCGGAAATCAAAAGGACAGACACGAAATCGTAAACGCGTCCGGTTTGAACGATTTTGTGGACACGTCCTTGGAGGAAATTCTCAAACCGTTAAAAGGACATTCGATCAAGGTGGGAATCACCGGAGTTTGGACCGAAGCAAAGATTCAATTTCTTGCATACGATCTCAGAACTCGTTATCCCGAATGGGAGTTGGCGATCTGCCCCGCTCTTACCGCGTCCTCTTCGATCGGAATGCACTTCATTGCCTTGGATCAGATGCGCGAAATTTTAGGCGTAAAAATTTTTCCGTCCATCGGAGCGTTCACTTCCTTTTTAAGCGGGACCGTTCCTAACTTGGAAAAAAGAATCACACACTCTAGAATTTCAACGGATCATTTTCGTTACGACGATTCGTACAGGATCGGAGATACGGACGAAAAACTTCTTCTATATCTTTTCCGCGATTGTAAAGACGTGGAGTTCCGTTGTTTGGACGGAGGGTTTTCCGGCAATGTTGTATTAAAATCCAAGTCGGTGGATCACATCGGTCACAATCAGGTTCCTTCCGTGATTAAGATCGGGCCTAGGGATTTGATCGCCAAGGAAAGAATTTCCTTTGAAAGAATCGAAGAGGTTCTCGGAAACAACGCTCCTTCGATCGTGGACTTCGCCGAACTGGAAACAAGGGGTGCGATCAAATACCGTTACGCGGCAATGCTCGAAGGGAACGTAAGAACGTTCCAAAAAACGTTTGAAAATTCGGAGAATGTGCAGGAATTGAACTCCGTCCTAGACGTGGTGTTCTTAAAACAACTCGGAAAACTATACGAAGCGGCCTCCCAAGAGAAGTTAAACTTATTAGAATATTATGATTTTCAATCCAAGTATGCGCCGGGTGTTCGCAAAAGAACCGAAACCATTCTCGGGAAACCGGCCACGGGCGATACGATCGAAATCGATTCCGGAGTTTCCGTTCGAAACGTTTGTAAATTCTACGAAGAGGATCTGGTTTCTCTTAAAGAATACGCGGCCGTCGCTCATTATACTTCTTATGTACACGGGGATTTAAACGGGGCCAACATCATACTGGACGCTCAGAACAACGTGTGGTTGATCGATTTTTTTCACACTCACAAAGGACATATTCTCCGAGATCTGATCAAACTCGAGAACGACATTCTATTCATATTCACGAAAATTCAAAACGTCGAAGAATGGAAAGAAGCGATTCTACTCAGCGACGAACTGATGAAAGTCGCGGACTTAGGAGTTCCGCTTCCCGAAACTTCCAAAAGAATTTGGAAACATCCTAAGATCGCAAAGGCTTATTCAGTGATCTCACATCTCCGTTCTTTTTATCCTTCCTTGATAAGAATGGATCGCGATCCGTATCAACTACACGCGGCCGCACTTCGATACGCGATGCACACACTTTCTTTCGACGAATCGAACGAATGGCAAAAGAAATGGGCCTTGTATCACGGAAGTCTTTGTATAGAAGGAATCCGAGAATACATTCAAAGATCCAAAACTCTTCGAATCGATTTTCTCAAAACGGATCCGCACGATCAAAATTTTTCGAAGATCGGACTCACCATTCTTCCGGGAAGAAAGGATCGTGATAGAAATTTGGAAGAGGACATAGACACGATTCAAAAAGAAGGAATCACTCATATACTTTGTCTGTTGACCGAAAACGAATTTTTAGAATACGGAGTGAAGGATCTCAAAACGCAATACGAAAAACACGGATTGAAAGTCTATCATTGTCCGGTTTTGGATCAGACCGCGCCCTTGTTCGACCAGGCGATTCCCGCGTTGGAATGGATGGACAAAGCGATCTCAAAAAACGGAAAAGTTCTCATACACTGCGTGGGAGGTTTGGGAAGATCGGGAACCTTGGCCGCGGCGTATACGATCTGGAAGGAAAAACTCGACGCGAAGGAAGCGATCTCCTTAGTGCGGGAATCCAGAAGCGGAAGAGCGATCGAATCCAGAATTCAGGAAGAATTCCTGGCGGACTTCGAAATCAAAGTAAAACATTAG
- a CDS encoding alpha/beta hydrolase has translation MKRFVIILSLVSVSYALAVFYFSDQIIHFKKKTLEEDKREQNIASLAKFGLDDNPTEVTIPLNQVTIKAWLFEPKHKKRCGSVITHGYTVTRYAVLKYAQFFYRLGCSSLVYDVRYHGLSTGESSTYGYYEKDDLLDIIQWFKNRTGLKSSEIAIAGQSMGAAISLLALAKSGERFSFLLADSSYSKATAVFQERAIVQYSSLILTMLPSAIWLASVRSGADLKDSSPESFAEDIKTPTLLMHSAADIATLPSHSERIFSKLSVQEKEIHLTTWNAKHSENWNRNPKEYERIIRSFIIRYRIAPFYNLIER, from the coding sequence ATGAAACGATTTGTCATAATTTTAAGTTTAGTTTCCGTTTCTTATGCACTCGCAGTGTTTTATTTTTCGGATCAGATCATTCATTTTAAGAAAAAAACTTTAGAAGAAGATAAAAGGGAGCAGAACATCGCGTCTCTCGCCAAATTCGGTTTAGACGATAATCCTACCGAGGTAACGATTCCTTTAAACCAAGTCACGATCAAGGCTTGGTTGTTCGAACCGAAACATAAGAAACGTTGCGGTTCGGTGATTACTCACGGTTATACGGTCACTCGATACGCGGTTCTCAAATACGCGCAGTTTTTTTATCGTTTGGGATGTTCTTCCCTGGTTTATGACGTTCGTTATCACGGTTTGAGTACGGGAGAATCGTCCACTTACGGTTATTACGAGAAGGACGATCTTTTGGATATCATACAGTGGTTTAAAAACAGAACCGGTTTGAAATCCTCCGAAATTGCGATCGCCGGTCAATCCATGGGCGCCGCGATTTCTCTACTCGCTCTTGCGAAGTCGGGGGAACGATTCTCCTTTCTTCTTGCGGATTCTTCTTACAGCAAGGCCACTGCGGTGTTTCAAGAACGGGCCATCGTTCAATATTCTTCTTTGATCTTGACGATGTTGCCTTCCGCGATATGGCTTGCGTCTGTGCGATCGGGTGCGGACTTAAAGGATTCTTCCCCCGAGTCTTTTGCGGAGGATATCAAAACTCCGACCTTGTTGATGCACTCCGCCGCGGACATTGCGACTTTGCCTTCTCATTCGGAAAGAATTTTCTCCAAGTTATCCGTTCAGGAAAAGGAAATTCACCTAACAACGTGGAATGCGAAACACAGCGAGAATTGGAACAGAAATCCGAAAGAATACGAACGGATCATACGTTCCTTCATCATCCGTTATAGAATCGCACCCTTTTACAACCTCATCGAACGTTAG
- a CDS encoding N-acyl amino acid synthase FeeM domain-containing protein produces the protein MNSEDTLISNIKKVKQYAPSTERREHGRIDVRMGGDIILFASHPNWKETKEFKVLDYSSLGLGIESLDKNLDLSNDELKENISIKVDFRLSPKDTNPYNFICRIANKSQKENQPVRLGLHRLLGSEDMFGDKAESLMEISDQIPLFGLMDHPFLYDQTSLIKVKRISKKQFLIENYDLSLAIFPSMEIVFSLNLFTGNEPIHAKVEAVRPIAGGISFLANIDFLSENTEKAIVRYFLRLIDIGPFALRKIGFNTANIKNIMTYRFVKSQQEYVEVLKLRKLAYSAVKKLSKEADLSDVSHWYDPNSRIITAWHHNRLIGSANVFFANGEDIPFELQRHIKPEEFKKLPNPKDMIEVVGLCMHHDYRKSDILMGIFERIFHVLITTNKSYIVAASDPYLWKVYEPLGFEKTGIKYTLHKTRELVLDVIMVHRRVGTYGGLKLDPMRWNELYRDMSRYLDGQGALPKTMGYKILSPIYKTYIEYAKFLDNSHQMIKQTQQGIIQSGIVQKVLDYEIIKRFIDNYQNQSENGKNNNSDGERNS, from the coding sequence GTGAACAGTGAAGACACCTTAATTTCGAATATTAAAAAAGTAAAACAATACGCCCCTTCGACCGAAAGAAGGGAACACGGCCGTATCGACGTTCGTATGGGCGGGGACATCATTCTGTTCGCTTCTCATCCGAACTGGAAGGAAACGAAAGAATTCAAGGTTTTGGATTATTCCTCCCTGGGACTCGGAATCGAAAGTCTGGATAAGAATTTGGATTTATCGAACGACGAACTCAAGGAAAACATTTCGATCAAGGTAGACTTCAGACTTTCACCGAAAGACACAAACCCGTACAACTTCATCTGTCGTATCGCCAACAAATCGCAAAAGGAGAACCAACCGGTTCGATTGGGACTTCATCGTCTTTTGGGTTCGGAGGATATGTTCGGCGATAAAGCCGAAAGCCTCATGGAAATCTCGGATCAGATTCCTCTTTTCGGTTTAATGGATCATCCTTTTTTATACGATCAGACTTCGCTTATCAAAGTGAAACGAATCTCCAAAAAACAATTCCTGATCGAAAACTACGATCTGTCTCTTGCGATCTTCCCTTCCATGGAAATCGTCTTCAGTCTGAATCTATTCACGGGTAACGAACCGATTCACGCAAAGGTCGAGGCCGTTCGTCCGATCGCCGGCGGGATCAGCTTCTTGGCGAACATAGATTTTCTTTCGGAAAACACAGAAAAGGCGATCGTCCGTTATTTTCTCCGATTGATAGACATCGGTCCGTTCGCTCTGAGAAAAATCGGATTCAATACCGCTAATATAAAAAACATCATGACGTATCGTTTCGTCAAGTCTCAGCAGGAATACGTCGAAGTATTGAAGTTAAGAAAACTTGCGTATTCCGCGGTTAAAAAACTGAGTAAGGAAGCGGATCTTTCGGACGTTTCCCATTGGTACGATCCGAACAGTAGGATTATCACCGCTTGGCATCACAATCGTCTGATCGGAAGTGCGAACGTATTCTTTGCAAACGGAGAAGACATCCCTTTCGAACTGCAAAGACATATCAAACCGGAAGAATTCAAAAAACTTCCGAATCCTAAGGACATGATCGAAGTTGTGGGTTTGTGTATGCATCACGATTATCGCAAAAGCGATATTCTGATGGGAATCTTCGAAAGAATCTTCCACGTTTTGATCACGACCAACAAATCCTATATCGTTGCGGCTTCCGATCCTTATCTTTGGAAAGTGTACGAACCTTTAGGTTTTGAAAAAACCGGAATCAAATACACTCTTCATAAAACGAGAGAACTGGTTCTGGACGTAATCATGGTTCACAGAAGGGTGGGAACATACGGCGGTCTAAAACTGGATCCGATGCGTTGGAACGAACTCTATCGCGACATGTCCAGATATTTGGACGGTCAAGGCGCGTTGCCGAAGACAATGGGTTATAAGATTCTTTCTCCGATCTACAAAACCTATATCGAATACGCGAAGTTTTTGGACAATTCTCATCAGATGATCAAACAGACTCAGCAGGGAATCATCCAATCGGGAATCGTTCAAAAAGTATTGGATTACGAAATCATAAAACGATTTATCGATAACTATCAAAATCAATCCGAGAACGGAAAAAACAACAACTCGGACGGAGAAAGAAACTCCTAA